CCAGAATGCAATGAACTgcaaacaattaaaatgttagAAATCAGACAAATAAGATATATCAAATCAGGAAAAAGCTAAATATTCCAAAATgatcagtttttgttttatttgttgtcagaaaaagaaattaagaaaGAATTGATGGGAAACAAGTTGTTAAAATAGGgtaatgtaaaagaaaatgtgaataaataaaaactgagtGTAAATTATTCTTTGTGTTTAAACCAAATCCAAAGTAACtaagttggtgagaggctgaggtacctgacttatcgcacttactctagcactagttttgctcttagctgtttggtattggaaggaaatgcacttatgatttcttgtgacctgaagttcttttgcctaccgatgttgaacgcacttattgtaagtcgctttggttaaaagcgtctgcaaaatgaccgtaatgtaatgtaatgtaatgtaactgtTGTTGGTTTTGGTTTTTAATTAGTCTAATTTTGGTTATCTGATGATATCCAGACCAGAGGTGAAGGACAAGGCTGAAAATCAACGGTGAATAGCTGTGATCTTGAGGCATCACTGTATTAAAAACCGACattattctgtcctggaaatcagTGCGAGAGGAAAACATCCTGCAGGCTACAGAAACACTTGGCAGCATTGGAGACGGTGGCATAAAATATTCAGTTAAAGAGGTCAAGAGATTATGAACAGACAACAATATCAACATTCGGGAATCCAGTCCAGACTCTGCTATTAATCATCAAGAAAGAATTATTTTGTACATGACATTATTcttgaaaatgtacaaaaaaataaCTTGATTTGGCTTAGAAAACAGTATTTTCAGGTTTAACTGTattgcaaaaaataaataaatacaaaccagtttaaaaatatTATGCTGTTTTTGTCCTATTtcagttaaagctgcggtcggcaacttttttttagtcatattagcttgaactgtcatgggattctggaagtagaatattaaataggctgtttaggaaaaataacgaaatctgtagctccctctgaagcctgtaatcatgcttgcaaaaaccgagcgctcccggctgtttttaaccaatcaagttagggtggaggaatcctacctgtcaatcacagcttgtgcacacgctgctgagcgtgagtctgccccagcttgtgtgcgctcacactggtgtgaactcacgtgcacaacctcgtccacagagggggagggatttgggggggcgattcggagcttgttagaggttgggggagggacctgaaagttgtatcagttcgaattttccgactttagacttggaattttgaaaacctgccgactgcagctttaaatctaCATAAAGGATTTTGaaattgttgtgttgtgttttttttttaaagaaaaaattataataatgtGGCCTATGTTGAATGGAAAAATCTGTCCTTTTTCAACCAACGTGCACGTGACTGTTAAACACATTTCATCACAGCTGCAGTGAGATGTAAATCATAGCATCTTCCTTAAAGTTTGTCCAAACGCCATCCTGGCTCAATGTACCCCACAGCATATGTCAGTTATTGGAGAAAAGACGAGCTAACTTACCAATCCATGCCAATATTCAACTGAATGATTTGGGTGGTTTTATACACTGACAATTTACCAACTAATGGCAAACAGTACAGGACTTAAGTCGCTGAAAAGCCTCTGGGTTAGAATGAAGAATAGTCCAACCAAGGCAGCCAGATACCACGAAGGCAGAGGAGTCAGGACCATTCAGCCAATACTGGATGGGGATCTGCACAGCCAAGCCAAGTGTCAACAGTGTAGATATTATGCCAGAGGCCTGGGACCCTAACAGTAATACAAAAACCCTGACTGTCGCATTGGGAAACTGACGTGTTGTAGCATGTTTTTCTAAAGCATTGGTGCAACCAGTGCATAGAGGTTAAAAATTAACCTAATTTACCTTCAGGGACCGATCCATCCAAATAGTCCCCAAAAGGTCTGGTTGAAGGTCTAGATCACCACTGCTCATTGATCCCTTTAGTAAATTAGGTCTTGCATAAACAGAATTTCATATAATTTAACCAGcttgtttgtatttatttatttatttatttattttgtgtctttttctctGTAGATGGTGCTGGAATAAATTTAAATGGGAAGATGTTCACTTTGTCTGGTTATAGAGGAGGAATACGCTTCTATTCACCCTATCACCCTCCCCCCTGGTTGTCGTCTACACCGAACCCGACCAGAAGATACACTTCTCCTTACTACTCCACCTCCAGCACGCCAACAGCCACCCACCAATACACACCTAAAACCACACCTAAAACCACACCTAGAACCACACCTAGAACCACACCTAGGCCCACACCTAGAACCACACCTAGGACCACACTTAGGACCACACATAGAACCACATCTAGAACCACACCTAGGACCACACCTAGAACCACACCTAGAACCACACCTAGAACCACATCTAGAACCACTTACCCTCCACGGACCACAGCTCCTCCCACAAGTGGTCAGTACTTCACAAATACATGAATTAATACTGCAGAGTGTAAACTGTATTCACTCTAGttagttttgttttgctgttgaTTTCATTACCAAAACACAGATGTTGTTGATGCCCTTTTATTGAAGATCTCCCTTAAAGAAGATTCTCTGTCTACGCCGGTTAAAAACAGTTCAAATttacagcaaaaaaacaacaaaaccaaacacaaTCTTAAAGGGTGAAACCCAAAATAATATGTTGATATGTTGATATGTTTATGCACATGTATCTAGAGTCCAGCAGCATAATATTAAAGAGTGAGATTCTTACAGTTATTAAAGCTGCACTAACTGACCTCCGACCACAAGGGGGCAGAACAGCTTAAAAAGAAACACTGTTTTCAAATCTTCTCTTTGATATGTCCTGCCTCAGTGTTGTGGACATCTAGGGTCATTTTGCATGTGTGTGGTCATctctgtggttgttttgtgtatttttctggtCATTAAAAAGGAGTTTTGAATCTCTTTGTGACAGTTATGTATCTTGTTGCTTCTTTCTGTGCCTGAGTTTGTTTTGTAACCTGTTTTTCTAGAGAATTGAGAGCACGTTatgtctttttgttgttgatttgtgtctcttcttattgttttgttttctttgcgtttatgtttatgtctCGGATGATATTTTGTATCAGATTTTCaccattttgtgtctctttagtCATTTAAGGTAATTATTTTTGTCTCCTCATAGTTGTTTTATGGCTCTCTGGTGTGTCCATtttgtagatttttttccacttctaTATGGTCTTTATGCATTTTTTGGGgtaatttttttgtctttttagagTTATTTTTGCATGTTTTAATTTTGTGCATAGTTTTCGATCCTGTTTTGGttatttttgttgtcattttgtgtatctttgcagttttttttgtctgtgcacTTTGTCTATAATTATTTAGTCTATTATTAATGTATTTTTCTGGTCATTTTGGGTCAGtggatgtttttatttagttggtGCTTTGTGATTGTattgtcattttgtgtctctgtggtcATCTTATGAACCATCATTACTTGTGTATACCTTGCAGGTGTTTCGGTGTGTTTGCGGTATATCACTGACTCTCTGCAGACACAAATCTTCACTCTAAGTCCATACAGCTCATACCCTCTGATGTTTCAAATGATGGGAATGCTGTCATATTCGGTGACAGACAATTACAACGGTGTTTACCTGCAGCCCAGCATCAGGCTCTGGTCAGACATTGGACGGAGCATGTGGACCAACGTCTGCCTCACTGTGGACACCGTGAAGAATGTGGTCCAGATGTTCAAAGACTCAAACATGAGTATGAGGAAGGTGCTGCCTTATCGGGTGAGAACGTGACATGAATCATAATCAGAAACTGTGAGGAAAATACACTCTAAACCAGACTAATGTATCCTGGAATCAATGCTAAATGCTGAGAATTTTCTTCTTGTATCAGTCTatggaggtgtttttttttttggtcctttACTGGCTTTTCCTATGACTTTTatgttgtttctgtttattgtgTCTTGGATTAaagtttatttaacaaaaacagagATGAAACTGATGAATCCGTCAGTCTCTGAGTTTGAAAGAGATTTAAAGTTAAAGGACAAATTACAACCAGGTCAAGTTTGATGAATTTTAATgtaattctcttttttttcatcattgttGGTAAtatcatatactgtatatatgacCCTATatattctctgtgtgtgtgtgttcagcatGTGTGGTCAGGTGAGCCTGTGATTGAATTCTCAGATTTTGACGGTCAGGTGACAGACGTACAGGTGTGGGATTATCCTCTGCGCTATAAGGAAGTCCTCTACTATTTGAGCAGTGGAAAATATGGGTATGACTCTGTTTTCTATATTTTTGTGTGTTCTTGTTTTCATTAcctttttttattatctttttttagtATAATAATTTATCTTTTTGGCACCATTTTGAAGACCAAAACCTGCTCCTAATGAGGCAGAAAATCATTTCTGGGGTCCGGGTTAACAAGGTTTAAAGAGTTGATTTAGACTAGCTTTAGGTTATATTTAAAAGGTGCTgttcaaattaattaattaataataagtACCAATATTACACCACCACAGTAAGGAAAAACTATAATTACATCTTCACACAGTTCAGCATTTAGTCTATGAATTCAGCTTTATGTGGATACAGTTTAAAGTCCACAGCTTTCAGTATTTAAGAGCTATCTGGATGTTTACTCAGGGGTAATTAATCACATTACAACTGGCGTTCAtgtcagaaatgaaaacaatgtAGGAATAAATACAGCGTTTGACGAGAAACATGCGTCTAAAGCTGCAAGCTTTCAGAGCAGATCCTCTTCCTCTGGCAGCAAATAAAATGAATATtccttaaaaaataataatgttcAAATATGGGGattgttttatttccatttgACACTGGTGCTTATGGTCCCATTTGATGGATTCTCAAACATGTACTAAAgatgaattaaaaagaaaatgaacacacattttttaaaacttcTTTTATTCTACTGTCTTCtatgaaaatgtttaattta
The Odontesthes bonariensis isolate fOdoBon6 chromosome 3, fOdoBon6.hap1, whole genome shotgun sequence DNA segment above includes these coding regions:
- the LOC142377945 gene encoding uncharacterized protein LOC142377945 isoform X1, giving the protein MQRGTPLKLLSLVKMKIKSNMLLFSILMVITPAVVVVDSTPADQQDYATRDGAGINLNGKMFTLSGYRGGIRFYSPYHPPPWLSSTPNPTRRYTSPYYSTSSTPTATHQYTPKTTPKTTPRTTPRTTPRPTPRTTPRTTLRTTHRTTSRTTPRTTPRTTPRTTPRTTSRTTYPPRTTAPPTSGVSVCLRYITDSLQTQIFTLSPYSSYPLMFQMMGMLSYSVTDNYNGVYLQPSIRLWSDIGRSMWTNVCLTVDTVKNVVQMFKDSNMSMRKVLPYRHVWSGEPVIEFSDFDGQVTDVQVWDYPLRYKEVLYYLSSGKYGPYQGSVLTWSYILYSPSGNTLLEDTYEQQLKQPRGQRGHHLRGKKMHRKVLSQGETKQKRKQMF
- the LOC142377945 gene encoding uncharacterized protein LOC142377945 isoform X2, which produces MQRGTPLKLLSLVKMKIKSNMLLFSILMVITPAVVVVDSTPADQQDYATRDGAGINLNGKMFTLSGYRGGIRFYSPYHPPPWLSSTPNPTRRYTSPYYSTSSTPTATHQYTPKTTPKTTPRTTPRTTLRTTHRTTSRTTPRTTPRTTPRTTPRTTSRTTYPPRTTAPPTSGVSVCLRYITDSLQTQIFTLSPYSSYPLMFQMMGMLSYSVTDNYNGVYLQPSIRLWSDIGRSMWTNVCLTVDTVKNVVQMFKDSNMSMRKVLPYRHVWSGEPVIEFSDFDGQVTDVQVWDYPLRYKEVLYYLSSGKYGPYQGSVLTWSYILYSPSGNTLLEDTYEQQLKQPRGQRGHHLRGKKMHRKVLSQGETKQKRKQMF